A DNA window from Nocardioides palaemonis contains the following coding sequences:
- a CDS encoding ABC transporter permease — protein sequence MVIGPVDLWHLLARPRIGELLRNTLTLAAACMTATAVLGVALAVLVERTDLPGRRAWHGLLVAPLAVPAFVNGYAWVSLDRSVHGFGGAFLVVTLSYYPLVYLPVVAMLRRLDPALEESAWSLGHSRVRTLATVVLPQLRPALLGGALLVGLHLLAEFGALSLLRFPTFTTAIYDQYGSTFNGAAATAMAGVLVLLCLVLLVAELRLRGDRRYARIGRGAARTSVPLSLGAWRWPLLATLAGVVVLAVGVPAYSLVRWLVVGTSTEFPLADLTEALVATVVLALAGALAATVAAVPVVWLAVRHRGRLSTLVERSTYVANALPGIVVGLALVVASLRLVPPVYQTAGLLVAAYVILFLPRAVVTVRAGLEQAPAVLDDVAHSLGTGPLATARRVTLPLIAPSLGAGAALVFLAISTELTATLMLSPIGTRTLATEFWSASSELRYGAAAPYALLLVLVSIPATVLLMRQERLSLQEATP from the coding sequence GTGGTGATCGGTCCCGTCGACCTCTGGCACCTGCTCGCCCGCCCGCGCATCGGCGAGCTCCTGCGCAACACGCTCACCCTGGCCGCGGCGTGCATGACCGCGACCGCGGTGCTCGGCGTGGCGCTGGCCGTCCTGGTCGAGCGCACCGACCTGCCCGGCCGGCGCGCCTGGCACGGGTTGCTGGTCGCGCCGCTCGCGGTGCCGGCGTTCGTCAACGGCTACGCCTGGGTGTCGCTCGACCGCAGCGTCCACGGCTTCGGCGGCGCCTTCCTCGTCGTGACGCTGTCCTACTACCCGCTGGTCTACCTCCCCGTCGTCGCGATGCTGCGCCGCCTCGACCCCGCGCTGGAGGAGTCGGCGTGGTCGCTCGGGCACTCCCGGGTCCGCACCCTGGCGACCGTCGTGCTGCCCCAGCTGCGTCCGGCCCTGCTCGGCGGCGCGCTGCTCGTCGGTCTCCACCTGCTCGCCGAGTTCGGCGCGCTGTCGCTGCTCCGCTTCCCGACCTTCACCACCGCGATCTACGACCAGTACGGCTCGACCTTCAACGGCGCCGCCGCGACCGCGATGGCCGGCGTGCTGGTGCTGCTGTGCCTGGTCCTGCTGGTGGCCGAGCTGCGGCTGCGCGGCGACCGGCGCTACGCCCGGATCGGCCGCGGCGCCGCCCGGACCAGCGTGCCCCTGTCGCTCGGGGCCTGGCGCTGGCCGCTGCTGGCGACCCTGGCGGGCGTGGTCGTGCTCGCCGTCGGCGTCCCGGCGTACTCGCTGGTGCGCTGGCTGGTCGTCGGCACCTCGACCGAGTTCCCGCTCGCCGACCTGACCGAGGCCCTCGTCGCGACGGTCGTCCTCGCCCTGGCCGGCGCGCTCGCCGCGACCGTGGCCGCCGTGCCGGTCGTGTGGCTGGCGGTGCGCCACCGCGGGCGGCTCTCCACCCTGGTCGAGCGCAGCACCTACGTCGCCAACGCCCTGCCCGGCATCGTCGTCGGCCTGGCCCTGGTGGTCGCGTCGCTGCGCCTGGTGCCGCCGGTCTACCAGACCGCCGGACTGCTCGTCGCGGCCTACGTCATCCTGTTCCTGCCGCGCGCCGTCGTCACCGTCCGCGCCGGGCTCGAGCAGGCGCCCGCCGTGCTCGACGACGTCGCGCACAGCCTCGGCACCGGCCCGCTCGCGACCGCCCGCCGGGTCACCCTCCCGCTCATCGCGCCCAGCCTCGGCGCCGGCGCCGCGCTGGTCTTCCTTGCCATCTCCACCGAGCTGACCGCCACGCTGATGCTCTCCCCCATCGGCACCCGGACGCTGGCCACCGAGTTCTGGTCGGCGTCCTCCGAGCTCCGCTACGGAGCCGCCGCCCCCTACGCCCTCCTGCTCGTGCTCGTCTCGATCCCCGCGACGGTGCTGCTCATGCGGCAGGAGCGACTCTCCCTCCAGGAGGCCACCCCATGA
- a CDS encoding ABC transporter ATP-binding protein, with protein sequence MSSLSITGVTKTFAAGGPGRTSTRAVDEVSLHVPHGSFTTVLGPSGCGKTTLLRLIAGFLLPDAGTIAFGDTVVAGDGVKPMPPQVRRVGYVPQEGALFPHLDVAANIAFGLPREERGRERDDRVAEMLDLVELPADFRHRRPDELSGGQQQRVALARSLAPRPAVVLLDEPFSSLDASLRGTTSLAVRRALAASNTTALLVTHDQNEALSLADQVAVMRAGRLVQSASPSEVYLSPTDPQVAEFVGRAVVLPGTATQTRASCALGEVVLTEPGSGPVSLMIRPEQIYVDLAHPEGVRGTVEELSYYGHDCAVQVRLDDGTSVLARMAGVRHPVPGDTVHLRVTGLVRAYRPVP encoded by the coding sequence ATGAGCTCCCTGTCGATCACCGGCGTCACCAAGACCTTCGCGGCCGGCGGCCCGGGGCGTACGTCGACCCGCGCCGTCGACGAGGTGTCGCTGCACGTGCCGCACGGCTCGTTCACGACCGTCCTCGGCCCGTCCGGCTGCGGCAAGACCACCCTGCTGCGGCTGATCGCGGGCTTCCTGCTGCCCGACGCCGGCACCATCGCGTTCGGCGACACCGTGGTCGCGGGCGACGGGGTCAAGCCGATGCCGCCGCAGGTCCGCCGGGTGGGCTACGTCCCGCAGGAGGGCGCGCTGTTCCCGCACCTCGACGTGGCCGCCAACATCGCCTTCGGCCTGCCCCGCGAGGAGCGCGGTCGCGAGCGCGACGACCGCGTGGCCGAGATGCTCGACCTCGTCGAGCTCCCCGCCGACTTCCGGCACCGCCGCCCCGACGAGCTCTCGGGCGGTCAGCAGCAGCGCGTCGCGCTCGCCCGCTCGCTCGCCCCGCGACCGGCGGTGGTGCTGCTCGACGAGCCGTTCTCCTCCCTCGACGCGAGCCTGCGCGGCACCACCTCGCTCGCCGTGCGCCGCGCGCTCGCGGCGAGCAACACCACCGCCCTGCTCGTCACCCACGACCAGAACGAGGCGCTCTCGCTCGCCGACCAGGTCGCGGTGATGCGCGCCGGCCGGCTGGTGCAGTCGGCGAGCCCGAGCGAGGTCTACCTCTCCCCGACCGACCCGCAGGTCGCGGAGTTCGTCGGCCGCGCGGTGGTGCTGCCCGGCACCGCGACGCAGACCCGCGCGTCCTGCGCGCTCGGCGAGGTGGTCCTCACCGAGCCCGGCAGCGGACCGGTCTCGCTGATGATCCGTCCCGAGCAGATCTACGTCGACCTGGCCCACCCCGAGGGCGTGCGCGGCACCGTCGAGGAGCTCAGCTACTACGGCCACGACTGCGCGGTCCAGGTCCGCCTCGACGACGGCACCTCGGTGCTGGCGCGCATGGCGGGCGTACGCCACCCGGTGCCGGGCGACACCGTCCACCTCCGCGTGACCGGGCTGGTCCGCGCCTACCGACCCGTGCCGTGA
- a CDS encoding AMP-binding protein, producing MTLTPTRPSLRPVLDHALAGDAPAVVADGRTLSHAELARLVAERARSWGPARRLVLVEGANCLDSVVAYLAALQHGHVALVVPDGRPAQRDAVVAAYDPDVVCIAGEDDRVLRPASAHDLHPDLALLLSTSGTTGSPKLVRLSRDNVASNAAAIADYLGLRADDRAITALPLHYCYGLSVLHSHLVAGASVVLTDLSVVDECFWDLVAGTGATSLAGVPHTFDLLAASGFADRDLPTLRQVTQAGGRLEPDAVRRWSRTGRERGWDLVVMYGATEATARMAWLPPHLAEDHPGAIGVAVPGGRLWIDEDVDERPGVGELCYSGPNVMLGYAHAPADLARGREVEELRTGDLAREADGLFEVVGRRNRYGKVFGLRIDLDAVERHLAAEVDRHARVVATDRAVHVFLRHGRHRDAARTLVTDQCGVPAHAVVAHLLAEDPLTTSGKVDRVALLGLATSVEADDAAGATTSPGDVRSDLARVLGRPDARDGDSFVSLGGDSLSYVELATRLADHFPDGVPAGWHTRTIGELQRLADEAVVTAAPGRRRRWVRLDTTVALRALAILFVVASHVDLVALEGGAHLLLALAGYNFARFQLSAAGGPRTRLRHGLAGLSQLVVPSVLWVGTVAVVLGSYSLATTFFVRELVNSSEWDDQWQLWFLESLVWLTVAALVLTCVPALHRLERREPFRFALAVLAVTAVARFAEVGLRAGHTERYTTLVVGFFFALGWAGARADTTRRRLLVSALATALTVGFFGQPHREAIVLGGFLVMLWLPHVPVPGRVAHAAGVLAGASLFVYLTHWQVYPALEDAGHQWLALGASLAVGIAYGRVVRPLHHAVGRAVLGSR from the coding sequence GTGACCCTCACCCCCACCCGGCCGTCGCTGCGGCCCGTGCTCGACCACGCCCTCGCCGGGGACGCCCCGGCGGTCGTGGCGGACGGCCGCACCCTCAGCCACGCCGAGCTGGCCCGCTTGGTCGCCGAGCGCGCCCGCTCGTGGGGCCCCGCGCGACGCCTCGTGCTGGTCGAGGGCGCCAACTGCCTCGACTCGGTCGTGGCCTACCTCGCCGCGCTCCAGCACGGCCACGTCGCGCTCGTGGTGCCCGACGGGCGTCCGGCCCAGCGCGACGCGGTCGTCGCGGCGTACGACCCCGACGTCGTCTGCATCGCCGGCGAGGACGACCGCGTGCTGCGACCGGCCAGCGCACACGACCTCCACCCCGACCTCGCGCTGCTGCTCAGCACGTCCGGCACCACCGGCTCCCCCAAGCTGGTGCGGCTCTCGCGCGACAACGTGGCCAGCAACGCCGCCGCGATCGCCGACTACCTCGGCCTGCGTGCCGACGACCGCGCGATCACCGCGCTCCCGCTGCACTACTGCTACGGCCTCTCCGTCCTGCACTCCCACCTCGTCGCCGGCGCGAGCGTGGTGCTGACCGACCTCAGCGTGGTCGACGAGTGCTTCTGGGACCTCGTCGCCGGGACCGGCGCCACCAGCCTCGCGGGCGTCCCGCACACCTTCGACCTGCTCGCGGCGAGCGGCTTCGCCGACCGCGACCTCCCCACCCTGCGCCAGGTGACCCAGGCCGGCGGGCGGCTCGAGCCCGATGCCGTACGCCGCTGGAGCCGCACGGGTCGCGAGCGCGGCTGGGACCTCGTCGTCATGTACGGCGCGACCGAGGCGACGGCGCGGATGGCGTGGCTGCCGCCCCACCTCGCCGAGGACCACCCCGGCGCGATCGGCGTCGCGGTGCCCGGTGGCCGGCTGTGGATCGACGAGGACGTCGACGAGCGTCCCGGCGTCGGCGAGCTGTGCTACTCCGGCCCCAACGTGATGCTCGGCTACGCCCACGCGCCCGCCGACCTCGCGCGCGGCCGCGAGGTCGAGGAGCTGCGCACCGGCGACCTCGCGCGGGAGGCGGACGGCCTGTTCGAGGTGGTCGGTCGCCGCAACCGCTACGGCAAGGTGTTCGGCCTGCGGATCGACCTCGACGCGGTCGAGCGCCACCTCGCCGCGGAGGTCGACCGGCATGCCCGCGTGGTCGCCACCGACCGCGCGGTCCACGTCTTCCTGCGCCACGGCCGGCACCGCGACGCCGCCCGGACCCTCGTCACCGACCAGTGCGGCGTCCCGGCCCACGCCGTGGTGGCGCACCTGCTCGCCGAGGACCCGCTGACCACGAGCGGCAAGGTCGACCGGGTCGCGCTGCTGGGTCTCGCCACGAGCGTCGAGGCCGACGACGCTGCGGGGGCGACCACCTCGCCCGGCGACGTACGGTCCGACCTGGCGCGGGTGCTCGGCCGGCCCGACGCCCGCGACGGCGACTCCTTCGTCTCCCTCGGCGGCGACTCGCTGTCCTACGTCGAGCTCGCCACCCGCCTCGCCGACCACTTCCCCGACGGCGTGCCCGCGGGCTGGCACACCCGCACCATCGGCGAGCTCCAGCGGCTCGCCGACGAGGCGGTCGTGACCGCCGCTCCCGGGCGGCGCCGCCGCTGGGTCCGGCTGGACACGACGGTCGCCCTGCGCGCGCTGGCGATCCTCTTCGTCGTCGCCAGCCACGTCGACCTGGTCGCGCTCGAGGGCGGCGCCCACCTCCTGCTGGCCCTCGCCGGCTACAACTTCGCCCGCTTCCAGCTCTCCGCCGCCGGCGGCCCGCGCACCCGCCTGCGCCACGGACTGGCCGGGCTGTCGCAGCTCGTGGTGCCGTCGGTGCTGTGGGTCGGGACGGTCGCGGTGGTGCTCGGCAGCTACTCCCTCGCCACCACCTTCTTCGTCCGCGAGCTGGTCAACTCCTCGGAGTGGGACGACCAGTGGCAGCTGTGGTTCCTCGAGTCACTGGTCTGGCTCACGGTGGCGGCGCTGGTGCTGACCTGCGTACCGGCCCTGCACCGGCTCGAGCGGCGCGAGCCGTTCCGCTTCGCCCTCGCCGTGCTCGCCGTCACGGCGGTCGCCCGCTTCGCCGAGGTCGGGCTGCGCGCCGGTCACACCGAGCGCTACACCACGCTCGTGGTCGGCTTCTTCTTCGCGCTCGGCTGGGCCGGGGCCCGCGCCGACACCACCCGGCGCCGCCTGCTCGTCTCCGCGCTCGCGACCGCGCTGACCGTCGGCTTCTTCGGCCAGCCGCACCGCGAGGCGATCGTGCTCGGCGGGTTCCTGGTCATGCTGTGGCTGCCGCACGTGCCTGTCCCCGGCCGGGTGGCGCACGCCGCGGGCGTGCTGGCCGGCGCCAGCCTGTTCGTCTACCTCACCCACTGGCAGGTCTACCCCGCCCTCGAGGACGCCGGCCACCAGTGGCTCGCGCTGGGCGCCTCGCTGGCCGTCGGCATCGCCTACGGACGCGTCGTACGTCCGTTGCACCATGCTGTCGGTCGGGCCGTGCTCGGCTCGCGGTAG
- a CDS encoding acetyl/propionyl/methylcrotonyl-CoA carboxylase subunit alpha, translated as MSLKKVLIANRGEIAVRVIRACKDAGIGSVAVYADPDRDALFVRLADEAHSLGGATPADSYLDIAKIIAIAEKSGADSVHPGYGFLAENADFAQAVMDAGLIWIGPPPAAIEALGDKAKAKHIADRANAPLAPGTKDPVADADEVVEFAKANGLPVAIKAVFGGGGRGLKVARTLEEIPDAYESAVREAVTAFGRGECLVEKFLDKPRHVETQCLADQHGNVVVVSTRDCSLQRRNQKLVEEAPAPFLSQEQLDELYASSKRILKEAGYYGAGTCEFLVAQDGTISFLEVNTRLQVEHCVSEEVTGIDLVREMFRIAAGEELGYDDPEIRGHSIEFRINAEDGGRNFMPAPGTLSAWSPPSGPGVRLDGGYENGETVPGSFDSLIAKLIVTGTTRTQALERSRRALDEFVVDGMPTVIPFHRAVVSDPAYVGASTPSGEGEFTVYTQWIETEFDNQIEPYSGDVAEADEPGERQKVTVEVGGRRLEVVLPAGLGGLSVGGGAAGGAKKAGKRSAKKAGAAASGDSVTSPMQGTIVKVVVTEGQEVAEGDTIVVMEAMKMEQPLKAHKAGTVTGLQAEVGATVTNGAVICELKD; from the coding sequence GTGAGCTTGAAGAAGGTCCTGATCGCCAACCGCGGCGAGATCGCCGTGCGCGTCATCCGCGCCTGCAAGGACGCCGGCATCGGCTCCGTCGCGGTCTACGCCGACCCCGACCGTGACGCACTGTTCGTGCGGCTCGCGGACGAGGCCCACTCCCTCGGCGGGGCGACCCCGGCCGACTCGTACCTCGACATCGCCAAGATCATCGCGATCGCCGAGAAGTCCGGTGCCGACTCGGTCCACCCGGGCTACGGCTTCCTCGCCGAGAACGCCGACTTCGCCCAGGCCGTCATGGACGCCGGGCTGATCTGGATCGGCCCGCCGCCCGCCGCGATCGAGGCGCTGGGCGACAAGGCCAAGGCCAAGCACATCGCCGACCGCGCCAACGCGCCGCTCGCGCCGGGCACCAAGGACCCGGTCGCCGACGCCGACGAGGTCGTCGAGTTCGCGAAGGCCAACGGCCTGCCGGTCGCGATCAAGGCGGTCTTCGGTGGTGGCGGCCGCGGCCTCAAGGTCGCCCGCACGCTCGAGGAGATCCCCGACGCCTACGAGTCCGCCGTGCGCGAGGCGGTGACCGCGTTCGGTCGCGGCGAGTGCCTCGTCGAGAAGTTCCTCGACAAGCCCCGCCACGTCGAGACCCAGTGCCTGGCCGACCAGCACGGCAACGTCGTCGTCGTCTCCACCCGCGACTGCTCGCTCCAGCGCCGCAACCAGAAGCTCGTCGAGGAGGCCCCCGCGCCGTTCCTCTCCCAGGAGCAGCTCGACGAGCTCTACGCCTCCTCCAAGCGGATCCTCAAGGAGGCCGGCTACTACGGCGCCGGCACGTGCGAGTTCCTCGTCGCCCAGGACGGCACGATCTCGTTCCTCGAGGTCAACACCCGCCTCCAGGTCGAGCACTGCGTCTCCGAGGAGGTCACCGGCATCGACCTGGTGCGCGAGATGTTCCGCATCGCCGCCGGCGAGGAGCTCGGCTACGACGACCCCGAGATCCGCGGCCACTCCATCGAGTTCCGCATCAACGCCGAGGACGGCGGCCGCAACTTCATGCCCGCCCCCGGCACCCTGTCGGCCTGGTCCCCGCCGTCCGGTCCCGGTGTTCGACTGGATGGCGGCTACGAGAACGGCGAGACCGTCCCCGGCTCGTTCGACTCCCTCATCGCCAAGCTGATCGTCACCGGCACCACCCGCACCCAGGCCCTCGAGCGCTCGCGCCGCGCCCTCGACGAGTTCGTCGTCGACGGCATGCCGACCGTCATCCCGTTCCACCGCGCCGTGGTCTCCGACCCGGCCTACGTCGGTGCCTCCACGCCGTCGGGCGAGGGCGAGTTCACCGTCTACACCCAGTGGATCGAGACCGAGTTCGACAACCAGATCGAGCCCTACTCCGGCGACGTCGCCGAGGCCGACGAGCCGGGCGAGCGCCAGAAGGTCACCGTCGAGGTCGGCGGCCGTCGCCTCGAGGTCGTCCTCCCCGCCGGGCTCGGCGGGCTCTCGGTCGGCGGCGGCGCTGCTGGTGGTGCCAAGAAGGCCGGCAAGCGCTCGGCGAAGAAGGCCGGCGCCGCAGCCTCGGGCGACTCCGTCACCTCCCCCATGCAGGGCACCATCGTCAAGGTCGTCGTCACCGAGGGCCAGGAGGTCGCCGAGGGCGACACCATCGTGGTCATGGAGGCGATGAAGATGGAGCAGCCCCTCAAGGCCCACAAGGCCGGCACCGTCACCGGCCTCCAGGCCGAGGTCGGCGCCACCGTCACCAACGGCGCCGTCATCTGCGAGCTGAAGGACTGA
- a CDS encoding TetR/AcrR family transcriptional regulator, which translates to MTATPARRTQAERREATTTALLDATAACLAETGYAATSTAAACARAGVSQGALFRHFPTRQALLVATAEHVARRNVEEFRASVGSDVTTVDAVADVLAHLRRAVLSPANQTWRELLVAARADAGLRAALLPARESLQEQMLAVAGDLWRGHLPPDDLAAVLSIVVNVLDGLAFSALDPDPAAPPGRTVERALRLLAEMIVSRYEQEQS; encoded by the coding sequence GTGACCGCCACCCCCGCCCGCCGTACGCAGGCCGAGCGCCGTGAGGCGACCACCACCGCCCTGCTCGACGCGACCGCGGCCTGCCTGGCCGAGACCGGGTACGCCGCGACGTCCACCGCGGCCGCCTGCGCGCGGGCCGGGGTCAGCCAGGGCGCACTGTTCCGGCACTTCCCCACGCGGCAGGCGCTGCTGGTGGCCACCGCCGAGCACGTCGCGCGGCGCAACGTCGAGGAGTTCCGCGCGAGCGTCGGGTCGGACGTGACGACCGTCGACGCCGTCGCGGACGTCCTCGCCCACTTGCGCCGGGCCGTGCTCTCCCCCGCCAACCAGACCTGGCGCGAGCTCCTCGTGGCCGCCCGTGCGGACGCGGGCCTGCGCGCCGCGCTGCTGCCGGCGCGGGAGTCGCTGCAGGAGCAGATGCTCGCCGTCGCCGGCGACCTGTGGCGCGGCCACCTCCCGCCCGACGACCTCGCCGCCGTGCTGAGCATCGTCGTCAACGTCCTCGACGGGCTGGCGTTCTCGGCCCTCGACCCCGACCCCGCGGCGCCACCGGGCCGCACCGTCGAGCGGGCGCTGCGCCTGCTCGCCGAGATGATCGTCAGCCGCTACGAGCAGGAGCAGTCATGA
- a CDS encoding FAD-binding dehydrogenase: protein MKDFTPDAIVVGAGLAGLVATHELALAGRRVLVLDQENRANLGGQAWWSLGGLFFVDSPEQRRMGITDSPELAWQDWQGSAQFDRLGDGTDGPGRGEDHWPRRWAEAYVRFAHEEKRDYLRALGLRSLPFVGWAERGDGRALGHGNSVPRFHLTWGTGPEVVRIFAEPVQRAEEAGLVRFAFRHRADELVVEDGAVVGVRGAVLADDDAGRGVRSNRDVTGDFELRASAVVVTSGGIGHNHELMRRNWPTDRVGPAPDHLISGVPAHVDGRMQGIAVDAGATMVNKDRMWAYVEGIHNWDPVWPDHAIRILPGPSSMWFDATGKRLEGMSGVPGADSIGAMKQILAAGHDYSWFVLTQSIIEKEFALSGSEQNPDITGKDLKFLAQSRLAKGAPGPVEAFKEHGVDFVVADTLDELVTGMNELARGPKLDAEALEREIVARDREVANDFSKDVQVMAIHNARRSRTDKLIRVARPHRILDPAHGPLIAVRLNILSRKTLGGLETDLDGRCLAADGSPVPGLYAAGEVAGFGGGGVHGYNALEGTFLGGCIFSGRAVGRALAR from the coding sequence ATGAAGGACTTCACCCCCGACGCGATCGTCGTCGGCGCCGGCCTCGCCGGGCTGGTCGCCACCCACGAGCTGGCGCTCGCCGGCCGGCGGGTGCTGGTGCTCGACCAGGAGAACCGCGCCAACCTCGGCGGCCAGGCGTGGTGGTCGCTCGGCGGGCTGTTCTTCGTCGACAGCCCCGAGCAGCGCAGGATGGGGATCACCGACTCCCCCGAGCTGGCCTGGCAGGACTGGCAGGGCTCGGCGCAGTTCGACCGGCTCGGCGACGGCACGGACGGTCCCGGTCGCGGCGAGGACCACTGGCCGCGACGCTGGGCCGAGGCGTACGTCCGGTTCGCGCACGAGGAGAAGCGCGACTACCTGCGCGCCCTCGGCCTGCGCTCGCTTCCGTTCGTCGGCTGGGCCGAGCGCGGCGACGGCCGGGCGCTGGGCCACGGCAACTCGGTCCCCCGCTTCCACCTGACGTGGGGCACCGGCCCCGAGGTGGTGCGGATCTTCGCCGAGCCGGTCCAGCGGGCCGAGGAGGCGGGGCTCGTGCGCTTCGCGTTCCGGCACCGCGCGGACGAGCTCGTCGTCGAGGACGGTGCGGTCGTCGGCGTACGCGGTGCGGTGCTCGCCGACGACGACGCCGGGCGCGGCGTGCGGTCCAACCGCGACGTCACCGGCGACTTCGAGCTGCGCGCGTCAGCCGTCGTCGTGACCTCCGGCGGCATCGGCCACAACCACGAGCTGATGCGCCGCAACTGGCCCACCGACCGCGTCGGCCCCGCACCCGACCACCTGATCTCCGGCGTGCCCGCCCACGTCGACGGACGGATGCAGGGCATCGCGGTCGACGCCGGCGCGACGATGGTCAACAAGGACCGGATGTGGGCGTACGTCGAGGGCATCCACAACTGGGACCCGGTCTGGCCCGACCACGCGATCCGGATCCTGCCCGGCCCCTCGTCGATGTGGTTCGACGCGACCGGCAAGCGGCTCGAGGGGATGTCGGGCGTGCCCGGCGCGGACTCGATCGGCGCGATGAAGCAGATCCTGGCCGCCGGCCACGACTACTCGTGGTTCGTGCTGACCCAGTCGATCATCGAGAAGGAGTTCGCCCTGTCGGGCTCCGAGCAGAACCCCGACATCACCGGCAAGGACCTGAAGTTCCTCGCGCAGAGCCGTCTCGCGAAGGGCGCCCCCGGACCGGTCGAGGCGTTCAAGGAGCACGGGGTCGACTTCGTCGTCGCCGACACCCTCGACGAGCTGGTCACCGGGATGAACGAGCTCGCCCGCGGGCCGAAGCTCGACGCCGAAGCGCTCGAGCGCGAGATCGTCGCGCGCGACCGCGAGGTGGCCAACGACTTCAGCAAGGACGTGCAGGTGATGGCGATCCACAACGCCCGTCGCAGCCGCACCGACAAGCTGATCCGCGTCGCCAGGCCGCACCGCATCCTCGACCCCGCTCACGGCCCGCTCATCGCCGTACGCCTCAACATCCTGTCCCGCAAGACGCTCGGCGGTCTCGAGACCGACCTCGACGGCCGCTGCCTGGCCGCCGACGGCTCGCCGGTCCCGGGGCTGTACGCCGCGGGCGAGGTCGCCGGCTTCGGTGGCGGCGGCGTCCACGGCTACAACGCGCTCGAGGGCACCTTCCTCGGCGGCTGCATCTTCTCCGGGCGGGCGGTCGGGCGGGCGCTGGCGCGCTGA
- a CDS encoding AraC family transcriptional regulator → MDGLSALLDGPRARRAFLLRILLGPPWSVRLEDEAPLSVTAVVRGHLWVRPDGEEPVRLEAGDVVVWVGGEHWTMADEPDTPDQVVIHPGQVCTTVDGHVVVEEMGRGVRSWGNSKVGETVLLTGVYQLEGEVTRRLVRALPRTLVLRADDLDTPLVSLLGEEVVRDEPGQEAVLDRLLDLLLITLLRTWFGRSDSGRPGWYAAQADAVVGSALRLMQHHPEHPWTVAELAARTGVSRASFARRFTDLVGEPPMTFLTDWRISLAADLLLEPDATLASVARRVGYATPFALSAAFKRERGTSPRDHRRAGDRPRMTQVQ, encoded by the coding sequence GTGGACGGCCTCTCGGCACTGCTCGACGGTCCTCGCGCGCGCCGGGCGTTCCTCCTCCGGATCCTGCTGGGCCCGCCCTGGTCGGTGCGGCTCGAGGACGAGGCGCCGCTGTCGGTGACCGCGGTGGTGCGCGGCCACCTCTGGGTCCGCCCCGACGGCGAGGAGCCGGTCCGGCTGGAGGCGGGCGACGTCGTGGTGTGGGTGGGCGGTGAGCACTGGACGATGGCCGACGAGCCGGACACGCCCGACCAGGTCGTGATCCACCCCGGTCAGGTGTGCACCACGGTCGACGGCCACGTCGTGGTCGAGGAGATGGGCCGCGGCGTGCGCAGCTGGGGCAACAGCAAGGTGGGCGAGACCGTGCTCCTGACCGGGGTCTACCAGCTCGAGGGGGAGGTCACCCGCCGTCTGGTCCGCGCGCTTCCCCGGACGCTCGTGCTCCGCGCCGACGACCTCGACACGCCGCTGGTATCCCTCCTCGGCGAGGAGGTGGTCCGCGACGAGCCGGGCCAGGAGGCGGTCCTCGACCGGCTCCTCGACCTGCTGCTCATCACCCTGCTGCGGACCTGGTTCGGTCGCTCCGACTCCGGGAGGCCCGGGTGGTACGCCGCGCAGGCGGACGCCGTCGTCGGCAGCGCGCTGCGACTGATGCAGCACCATCCCGAGCACCCGTGGACGGTGGCCGAGCTCGCTGCCAGGACCGGGGTCTCCCGTGCGTCCTTCGCCCGGAGGTTCACCGACCTGGTCGGTGAGCCGCCGATGACGTTCCTGACGGACTGGCGGATCTCCCTGGCCGCCGACCTGCTCCTTGAGCCCGACGCGACGCTCGCCTCGGTCGCGCGGCGGGTCGGCTACGCCACCCCGTTCGCGCTCAGCGCGGCCTTCAAGCGCGAGCGCGGCACCAGTCCGCGGGACCACCGGCGGGCGGGCGACCGGCCGCGCATGACTCAGGTCCAGTAG
- a CDS encoding anthrone oxygenase family protein, with protein sequence MTTDLASTARGPVLVLAAVVAALQAGTYFTWATGVMPGLARVDDRTFVSTMQHVNVAIVNPVFLTTFVAAPLLAGTTAVVGGSPARGWAVAATALAIGTVAITAAGNVPLNDALAAAGAVDAIPDLASVRADFESRWVLLNIARCVTSAGAVACLAAAGLRTSG encoded by the coding sequence ATGACGACCGATCTGGCCTCCACCGCCCGCGGTCCCGTGCTCGTGCTGGCTGCCGTTGTCGCCGCCCTCCAGGCCGGCACGTACTTCACCTGGGCGACGGGCGTGATGCCCGGGCTCGCCCGGGTCGACGACCGCACCTTCGTGAGCACGATGCAGCACGTCAACGTCGCGATCGTGAACCCGGTCTTCCTGACGACGTTCGTCGCCGCACCGCTCCTCGCGGGCACCACGGCTGTCGTGGGAGGCAGCCCGGCCCGCGGCTGGGCCGTCGCCGCCACCGCTCTGGCGATCGGCACGGTGGCGATCACCGCGGCGGGCAACGTCCCGCTCAACGACGCCCTCGCGGCCGCCGGCGCGGTCGACGCCATCCCCGACCTGGCGTCCGTGCGTGCCGACTTCGAGTCGCGATGGGTCCTGCTCAACATCGCTCGCTGCGTCACCTCGGCCGGCGCGGTCGCCTGCCTCGCCGCGGCCGGCCTGCGGACGTCGGGCTGA